In Tachysurus vachellii isolate PV-2020 chromosome 3, HZAU_Pvac_v1, whole genome shotgun sequence, one genomic interval encodes:
- the ephx1 gene encoding epoxide hydrolase 1: MYVELALAVVLGTVVVLILLKKRQKCLNTEDGWWGVGTPLESPEDDSIRPFRVETTQEEIEDLYHRIDQTRPVPSLEDSKFHYGFNSSYLQKVVSYWRNDFDWRRQVDKLNQYPHFKTKIEGIDVHYIHVKPKNLPEGACSIPLLMVHGWPGSFYEFYGILPLLTETGRTGDITFEVICPSIPGYGFSEAPHKKGFDSVCTARVFLKLMKRLGFSQFYVQGGDWGWIITTNMAQLERKIVKGLHVNFAPPEKTSLTMILSMLLGHYFPRLFGFTHHDINKIYPLMQNLVVNRLKETGYLHIQATKPDTAGRGLNDSPVGLMAYILEKFSTWTDLEFTNLEDGGLQMKFSLDDLLTNVMIYWTTNSIIPSMRFYKENIGKGLQPHNKIPVLVPTGLAIFPNELVHTPELWAKQKYHKLVSYTLMPRGGHFAAMEEPELMAQDIRKFVKIVQGKN, from the exons ATGTATGTGGAGCTGGCATTGGCAGTAGTATTAGGTACAGTGGTTGTTCTCATTCTTctgaaaaaaaggcaaaagtgTTTAAACACAGAAGATGGCTGGTGGGGTGTGGGAACTCCACTGGAAAGTCCTGAAGATGACAGCATTCGGCCATTCCGAGTAGAGACAACACAAGAAGAGATTGAA GACTTGTATCATCGTATTGATCAGACACGACCTGTTCCATCTCTGGAAGACAGCAAATTTCACTATGGCTTCAACTCCAGTTACCTGCAGAAGGTTGTTTCATACTGGAGGAATGATTTTGACTGGAGAAGACAAGTGGATAAACTGAACCAGTATCCCCACTTTAAAACCAAAATTGAAg gTATTGATGTCCATTATATCCATGTGAAACCCAAGAACCTGCCTGAAGGAGCATGTAGCATACCTCTGCTGATGGTACATGGCTGGCCTGGTTCCTTTTATGAATTCTATGGCATTCTGCCACTCCTCACGGAGACAGGGAGAACAGGTGACATCACTTTTGAGGTCATCTGTCCCTCTATTCCTGGATATGGCTTTTCTGAGGCACCACATAAAAAAG GTTTCGACTCAGTGTGCACAGCACGAGTGTTCCTCAAGCTGATGAAGCGACTTGGTTTCAGCCAGTTTTACGTTCAAGGAGGAGACTGGGGCTGGATAATCACTACTAACATGGCTCAGCTAGAGCGCAA GATTGTAAAGGGTCTGCATGTCAACTTTGCACCACCAGAAAAAACAAGTCTGACCATGATATTATCCATGCTTTTGGGTCACTACTTCCCAAGACTCTTTGGGTTCACTCatcatgatataaataaaatttatccCCTCATGCAGAATTTAGTTGTAAATCGACTGAAGGAAACAGGATATCTGCACATACAAGCCACCAAGCCTGATACTGCTG GGCGTGGTCTAAATGACTCTCCTGTTGGTTTGATGGCCTATATCCTAGAGAAGTTTTCAACTTGGACTGATCTAGAGTTCACAAACCTTGAGGATGGAGGCTTacaaat GAAGTTCTCTCTTGATGACCTGCTGACCAATGTGATGATCTATTGGACTACCAATTCAATCATCCCCTCTATGCGTTTCTACAAGGAAAACATTGGCAAAGGTTTACAGCCACATAACAA AATTCCAGTTCTGGTTCCAACAGGTTTGGCAATTTTTCCCAATGAGTTGGTGCACACTCCAGAACTGTGGGCCAAGCAGAAGTACCATAAACTTGTGAGCTACACTCTGATGCCCAGAGGTGGCCATTTTGCTGCCATGGAAGAACCAGAATTAATGGCACAAGATATTCGGAAGTTTGTCAAAATTGTGCAGGGGAAAAATTGA